A single genomic interval of Microbacterium galbinum harbors:
- the ispD gene encoding 2-C-methyl-D-erythritol 4-phosphate cytidylyltransferase, with product MTLLPVPHVAVIVVAAGSGTRLAAGAPKALVGIDGRSILRHALDGVFAAAPAQVIVVAPAGFEGDAETEVREAAGDRVDLARVVVGGDTRQESVAAGIAALWGDVRTVLVHDAARALTPPAQIDAVAAAVAEGTGIIPALPVVDTLKRVDGDSIVAPVDRSELAAAQTPQGFPRTALEAAYDAAAAAGIEYTDDAALFAAAGYAVRHIPGDARAFKITTPDDLDRARRLLAEAPALPLHVPASAPNLPRVGLGTDVHAFGGEGDLWLAGLRWPGEPALSGHSDGDAVAHAIVDALLGAAGLGDIGEHFGTAHPEYAGAHAAVFLARTRELLGEAGFVIGNVSAQFQGNRPRFSARRAEAERALSDALGGAPVSVTATTTDALGFPGRGEGIAVTAVALVFPASAP from the coding sequence GTGACTCTGCTTCCCGTGCCGCACGTCGCGGTCATCGTCGTCGCCGCCGGATCCGGTACCCGCCTGGCGGCGGGCGCGCCGAAAGCCCTCGTCGGCATCGACGGGCGTTCGATCCTGCGCCACGCCCTCGACGGCGTGTTTGCCGCCGCCCCCGCACAGGTGATCGTCGTCGCGCCCGCGGGCTTCGAAGGCGATGCCGAGACCGAGGTGCGCGAGGCCGCCGGGGATCGCGTCGACCTCGCACGGGTCGTCGTGGGAGGAGACACGCGCCAGGAGTCCGTCGCGGCGGGGATCGCGGCGCTTTGGGGTGATGTGCGCACCGTGCTGGTGCACGACGCCGCTCGTGCGCTGACCCCGCCCGCGCAGATCGACGCCGTCGCCGCCGCTGTCGCCGAGGGCACCGGCATCATCCCCGCGCTCCCGGTGGTCGATACCCTCAAGCGGGTCGACGGCGACAGCATCGTCGCCCCGGTCGATCGTTCCGAGCTCGCCGCGGCGCAGACCCCCCAGGGCTTCCCGCGCACCGCGCTCGAGGCGGCGTACGACGCCGCCGCCGCTGCGGGGATCGAGTACACCGACGATGCCGCGCTGTTCGCCGCCGCCGGATACGCCGTCCGACACATCCCCGGCGATGCCCGCGCCTTCAAGATCACGACGCCGGACGACCTCGACCGAGCGCGCCGGCTGCTCGCCGAGGCGCCCGCGCTGCCCCTGCACGTGCCGGCGTCCGCTCCGAACCTGCCGCGCGTCGGCCTCGGCACCGACGTCCACGCCTTCGGCGGAGAGGGCGACCTGTGGTTGGCCGGACTGCGGTGGCCCGGCGAGCCGGCGCTCTCGGGGCACTCCGACGGCGACGCGGTCGCGCACGCCATCGTCGACGCACTGCTCGGTGCTGCCGGCCTGGGCGACATCGGTGAGCACTTCGGCACCGCGCATCCCGAGTACGCGGGCGCGCACGCCGCGGTCTTCCTGGCGCGCACCCGCGAACTGCTCGGCGAGGCGGGCTTCGTGATCGGCAACGTCTCGGCGCAGTTCCAGGGCAACCGTCCCCGGTTCAGCGCGCGCCGTGCCGAGGCCGAGCGGGCGCTCTCGGATGCGCTCGGCGGTGCTCCCGTCTCGGTGACCGCGACGACCACCGATGCGCTCGGCTTCCCGGGGCGTGGGGAGGGCATCGCCGTGACCGCGGTCGCACTCGTCTTCCCGGCCTCGGCGCCCTGA
- a CDS encoding NAD(P)-dependent oxidoreductase produces the protein MSRIVVLGGTGYAGRHIAAEAVSRGHEVVAVSRSVPTDAVEGVAYIQGSVLDLAPLAGAFAGADAVVSALSPRGDMEDRVLDALEGVARQLSGTGTRLGVVGGAGGSLVAPGGPRLFDQDFPEEYKHEAQVGIDSLAFLESTDASLDWFFVHPAEVFGPWAEGERTGHYRDGGDVLVRDADGKSYISGADFAVAVVDEIEQGNHHRERFTVGY, from the coding sequence ATGAGTCGCATCGTCGTCCTCGGAGGGACCGGCTACGCCGGTCGTCACATCGCCGCAGAGGCGGTGAGCCGCGGTCACGAGGTCGTCGCGGTGTCGCGCTCGGTGCCGACGGATGCCGTGGAGGGCGTCGCGTACATCCAGGGCTCCGTCCTGGACCTCGCTCCTCTCGCCGGCGCCTTCGCGGGGGCGGATGCGGTGGTCTCCGCGCTCTCCCCGCGCGGCGACATGGAGGACCGCGTGCTCGACGCGCTCGAGGGCGTGGCCCGACAGCTCAGCGGCACCGGCACGCGCCTGGGCGTGGTCGGAGGAGCGGGCGGCAGCCTGGTCGCCCCGGGCGGCCCGCGACTGTTCGACCAGGACTTCCCCGAGGAGTACAAGCACGAGGCGCAGGTGGGAATCGACTCGCTCGCGTTCCTCGAGAGCACGGATGCCTCGCTCGACTGGTTCTTCGTGCACCCCGCGGAGGTCTTCGGGCCCTGGGCCGAGGGGGAGCGCACCGGCCATTACCGTGACGGCGGAGACGTGCTCGTGCGCGACGCCGACGGCAAGTCCTACATCTCGGGCGCGGATTTCGCCGTCGCGGTCGTCGACGAGATCGAGCAGGGCAACCACCACCGCGAGCGGTTCACCGTCGGCTACTGA
- a CDS encoding CarD family transcriptional regulator, translated as MLFEVGETVVYPHHGAATIIEVKERIIKGEAKKYLKLNVTQGDLIIEVPAENVDLVGVRDVIGKEGLDHVFEVLRAPFTEEPTNWSRRYKANLEKLASGDVIKVSEVVRDLWRRDQDRGLSAGEKRMLAKARQILISELALAEKTDEDKAGAMLDEVLAS; from the coding sequence CACCATGGCGCTGCGACCATCATCGAGGTCAAGGAGCGCATCATCAAGGGTGAGGCGAAGAAGTACCTGAAGCTCAATGTGACGCAGGGCGACCTGATCATCGAGGTTCCTGCCGAGAACGTCGACCTGGTCGGTGTCCGCGACGTGATCGGCAAGGAGGGCCTCGACCACGTGTTCGAGGTTCTGCGTGCTCCGTTCACCGAGGAGCCCACCAACTGGTCGCGCCGCTACAAGGCGAACCTCGAGAAGCTCGCCTCCGGCGATGTGATCAAGGTGAGCGAGGTCGTGCGCGACCTGTGGCGCCGTGACCAAGACCGCGGTCTGTCCGCCGGAGAGAAGCGGATGCTGGCGAAGGCTCGTCAGATCCTCATCTCCGAGCTGGCGCTCGCGGAGAAGACCGACGAGGACAAGGCGGGCGCGATGCTCGACGAGGTCCTCGCGTCCTGA
- the rlmB gene encoding 23S rRNA (guanosine(2251)-2'-O)-methyltransferase RlmB, which translates to MAKPQRPGANKGNKKGPTKGTGGLGRKALEGRGPTPKAEDRAWHPAGKRKAAAERYAASGGKGKPGQRQTAGGNPNRSARSKDNTTETEVVTGRNSVLEALRAKIPATAFYIAQRVEMDDRVKEMLSIATHRGIPVLEVTRQELDRMAGFDGVHQGVAIKVPPYEYAHPQDLLEKAIDKGQVPLFVALDGITDSRNLGAIIRSAAAFGSHGVILPQRRSAGVNSAAWKTSAGAAARLPVALATNLTTQLKEFKKQGVFILGLAGDGDVDLPALQLADRAVVIVAGAEGKGLSRLVRETCDQIVSIPISTATESLNVGIATSVALYQVATIRSTK; encoded by the coding sequence ATGGCTAAGCCACAGCGCCCCGGCGCGAACAAGGGCAACAAGAAGGGCCCCACCAAGGGCACCGGCGGTCTCGGGCGCAAGGCGCTCGAAGGACGCGGACCCACGCCGAAGGCCGAGGACCGCGCCTGGCACCCCGCCGGCAAGCGCAAGGCCGCGGCCGAGCGCTACGCCGCGTCCGGCGGCAAGGGCAAGCCGGGCCAGCGCCAGACCGCCGGGGGCAACCCGAACCGTTCGGCGCGCTCCAAGGACAACACGACGGAGACCGAGGTCGTCACCGGCCGCAACTCGGTGCTCGAGGCGCTGCGCGCGAAGATCCCGGCGACGGCGTTCTACATCGCGCAGCGGGTCGAGATGGACGACCGCGTGAAGGAGATGCTCTCGATCGCGACGCACCGCGGCATCCCGGTGCTCGAGGTCACGCGCCAGGAGCTCGACCGCATGGCCGGATTCGACGGCGTGCATCAGGGCGTCGCCATCAAGGTGCCGCCCTACGAGTACGCGCACCCGCAGGATCTGCTCGAGAAGGCGATCGATAAGGGGCAGGTCCCGCTGTTCGTCGCTCTCGACGGCATCACCGACTCCCGCAACCTCGGCGCGATCATCCGCTCGGCGGCCGCGTTCGGCAGCCACGGCGTGATCCTGCCGCAGCGCCGTTCGGCGGGGGTGAACTCCGCCGCCTGGAAGACGAGCGCCGGGGCCGCCGCGCGTCTGCCCGTCGCGCTCGCGACGAACCTGACCACGCAGCTCAAGGAGTTCAAGAAGCAGGGTGTGTTCATCCTCGGCCTCGCCGGTGACGGCGACGTCGATCTGCCCGCACTCCAGCTCGCCGATCGCGCGGTCGTCATCGTCGCCGGAGCCGAGGGCAAGGGTCTCTCGCGCCTCGTCCGCGAGACCTGCGATCAGATCGTCTCGATCCCGATCTCCACGGCCACCGAGTCGCTGAACGTCGGCATCGCCACCTCCGTCGCCCTGTACCAGGTCGCGACGATCCGCTCCACGAAGTAG
- a CDS encoding DUF4032 domain-containing protein, translating into MQDSLRITASTVDPGLLGLPWSTTLARWPSEHIVSLPKGLSRHLVRFADLSGRVVAVKETTEEMARREYEMLGNLARLDVPCVDRVAVIAGRTDADGEALPAALVTSHLRFSMPYRALFTRVLRPDTATRLVDALALLLVRLHNVGFYWGDVSLSNTLFRRDAGAFAAYLVDAETGELHEEGLTDGQRAYDLDLARTNIAGEIMDLAAGGRLENGVDAVAIADGIVSSYRSLWAELTAQDSFSASETWRITERVERLNALGFDIDEMSMTTTADGAVVEIQPKVVDAGHHQRRLIRLTGLDVEENQARRLLNDLDEFRARSTKQWSDEEMYAHEWLTRVFEPVVRAIPYDLRAKLEPAEVFHQVLEHRWYLSQAQGRPVPLAEVLTSYINEVLRHRRDEATIMGPPTETMSLPVITGATRTTDEDEDGDIDWRDLV; encoded by the coding sequence ATGCAGGATTCGCTGCGCATCACCGCCAGCACCGTCGACCCCGGCCTCCTCGGCCTCCCCTGGTCGACGACGCTCGCCCGCTGGCCCTCCGAGCACATCGTCTCGCTCCCGAAGGGTCTGTCGCGGCACCTCGTGCGCTTCGCCGATCTGTCGGGACGGGTCGTCGCGGTGAAGGAGACCACCGAGGAGATGGCGCGGCGCGAATACGAGATGCTCGGCAACCTCGCCCGCCTCGACGTGCCCTGCGTCGACCGGGTCGCCGTCATCGCCGGGCGAACGGATGCCGACGGCGAAGCGCTCCCGGCCGCCCTGGTGACCTCGCACCTGCGCTTCTCGATGCCGTACCGCGCGCTGTTCACCCGCGTGCTGCGCCCCGACACCGCCACTCGACTCGTCGACGCCCTCGCCCTCCTGCTGGTGCGCCTGCACAACGTCGGCTTCTACTGGGGCGACGTATCGCTGTCGAACACGTTGTTCCGCCGCGATGCGGGCGCGTTCGCGGCGTACCTCGTCGACGCCGAGACCGGCGAACTGCACGAGGAGGGGCTGACCGACGGGCAGCGCGCCTACGATCTCGATCTCGCCCGCACGAACATCGCCGGCGAGATCATGGACCTGGCCGCCGGCGGGCGCCTCGAGAACGGTGTGGACGCGGTCGCGATCGCCGACGGCATCGTCTCGTCGTACCGGTCGCTCTGGGCCGAGCTGACCGCACAGGACTCCTTCTCGGCATCCGAGACCTGGCGCATCACCGAGCGCGTCGAGCGGCTGAACGCCCTCGGTTTCGACATCGACGAGATGTCGATGACGACCACGGCCGACGGCGCGGTCGTCGAGATCCAGCCGAAGGTCGTCGATGCCGGCCACCACCAGCGGCGACTCATCCGCCTCACCGGCCTCGACGTCGAGGAGAATCAGGCACGTCGCCTGCTCAACGACCTCGACGAGTTCCGCGCGCGTTCCACCAAGCAGTGGTCCGATGAGGAGATGTACGCGCACGAGTGGCTGACGCGCGTCTTCGAGCCCGTCGTGCGCGCGATCCCCTACGACCTGCGCGCGAAGCTCGAACCGGCGGAGGTGTTCCACCAGGTGCTCGAGCACCGGTGGTACCTGTCGCAGGCGCAGGGACGCCCAGTTCCGCTCGCCGAGGTGCTGACGAGTTACATCAACGAGGTGCTCCGCCACCGTCGCGACGAGGCCACGATCATGGGGCCTCCCACCGAGACGATGAGCCTTCCCGTCATCACCGGCGCCACGCGCACCACCGACGAAGACGAGGACGGCGACATCGACTGGCGCGATCTCGTCTGA
- the cysS gene encoding cysteine--tRNA ligase, translated as MTLRLYDTRAQDLRDFVPLDPGNVTMYVCGPTVQSGPHIGHVRAALSFDLLRRWLEKRHGRVTFVRNVTDIDDKVLANATDAEPWWALAYRIEQEFAAAYACIGILPPTYEPRATASVPQMQELIALLIDRGHAYPAADGSGDVYFDVRSWAEYGALTHQSIDAMEAAEDADPRGKRNPQDFALWKGSKSEEPADARWVSPWGEGRPGWHIECSAMAKRYLGPEFDIHGGGLDLRFPHHENELAQSTAAGDAFARYWVHNGLVTVNGQKMSKSLGNFTLAADVLAARDPLVVRYALAAAHYRSSLDLSESSWTEAEAAIGRIRTFLERGERLAKPGWGQAKEGLPQEFVEAMDDDLSVPRALAAIHTSIRSGNALLDAGKYDEARQDVMDVIQMTLVLGINPHSSQWNGTGGGAEAAALDALVQTMITQRAQARADKDWAAADRIRDAIAAAGITLEDTPAGTHWSIDG; from the coding sequence GTGACTCTCCGCCTCTACGACACCCGTGCGCAGGACCTGCGCGACTTCGTGCCGCTCGACCCCGGAAACGTCACGATGTACGTGTGCGGTCCGACCGTGCAGTCCGGTCCGCACATCGGGCACGTCCGCGCGGCGCTCAGCTTCGATCTGCTGCGCCGGTGGCTCGAGAAGCGGCACGGACGGGTCACCTTCGTGCGCAACGTGACCGACATCGACGACAAGGTGCTCGCGAACGCCACCGACGCGGAGCCCTGGTGGGCCCTCGCCTATCGGATCGAGCAGGAGTTCGCTGCAGCCTACGCCTGCATCGGCATCCTGCCCCCGACGTACGAACCGCGCGCGACGGCATCCGTCCCGCAGATGCAGGAGCTCATCGCGCTGCTCATCGATCGCGGCCACGCGTACCCCGCCGCCGACGGCTCGGGCGACGTGTACTTCGACGTGCGCTCGTGGGCCGAGTACGGTGCGCTGACGCACCAGTCGATCGACGCGATGGAGGCGGCGGAGGACGCCGACCCCCGTGGAAAGCGCAATCCCCAGGACTTCGCCCTCTGGAAGGGCTCGAAGAGCGAGGAGCCCGCGGATGCTCGATGGGTGTCTCCGTGGGGTGAAGGCCGACCCGGCTGGCACATCGAATGCTCCGCGATGGCGAAGCGCTATCTCGGACCGGAGTTCGACATCCACGGCGGGGGCCTCGACCTGCGCTTCCCGCACCACGAGAACGAGTTGGCGCAGTCGACGGCCGCGGGCGATGCGTTCGCGCGGTACTGGGTGCACAACGGCCTGGTCACCGTGAACGGGCAGAAGATGTCGAAGTCGCTCGGAAACTTCACGCTGGCCGCCGATGTGCTCGCCGCCCGCGATCCGCTCGTCGTGCGCTACGCGCTCGCGGCGGCGCACTACCGCTCGAGCCTCGACCTGTCGGAGTCGTCGTGGACGGAGGCCGAGGCCGCGATCGGACGCATCCGCACCTTCCTCGAACGGGGCGAGCGGCTCGCGAAGCCGGGCTGGGGCCAGGCGAAGGAGGGACTCCCGCAGGAGTTCGTCGAGGCCATGGACGACGACCTCTCGGTGCCCCGGGCGCTCGCCGCGATCCACACGAGCATCCGCTCCGGAAATGCGCTCCTCGACGCGGGCAAGTACGATGAGGCGAGGCAGGACGTGATGGACGTCATTCAGATGACGCTCGTCCTGGGGATCAATCCGCACTCTTCGCAGTGGAACGGCACCGGCGGGGGAGCCGAGGCCGCCGCACTGGACGCACTCGTCCAGACGATGATCACCCAGCGCGCACAGGCGCGTGCCGACAAGGACTGGGCGGCAGCCGATCGCATCCGTGACGCGATCGCAGCCGCAGGAATCACGCTGGAGGATACTCCGGCCGGAACTCATTGGAGTATCGATGGCTAA